The following proteins come from a genomic window of Leptospira dzoumogneensis:
- a CDS encoding CPBP family intramembrane glutamic endopeptidase, whose product MSLLKESLKDFFQTKKDWISFGGVFFLFLIFWSYNYSFRFAPLFTQALKDNQIGLSLFYFLFFAAGAMVIYPIVLAFYGKLNEFKPSIPLILGYVVVLAIVCSARIRDSELFRWAGSSSVEIAMLTLNYVGTILAYTALPLAWILLRKNSPDRFLGLSRSPKFGEVLFLLGLMLPVIAIASFSLSFLSVYPRFAGRLSDGYLIYPPALWIILFEISYAADFAVLETFFRGFMVFPLASRAGSKPAVLGMAFMYGLLHFTKPSFEALGSFFGGFILGMISYRTKSVYAGILIHIGVALAMELAATLQFLYFME is encoded by the coding sequence TTGAGCCTATTAAAAGAAAGTCTAAAGGATTTTTTTCAAACTAAAAAGGATTGGATCTCTTTCGGGGGAGTGTTCTTTCTATTTTTGATTTTCTGGTCTTATAATTATTCCTTTCGATTTGCTCCGCTTTTTACCCAGGCTCTAAAAGATAATCAGATAGGTTTAAGCCTATTTTACTTTTTATTTTTTGCCGCAGGTGCAATGGTCATCTATCCGATCGTTCTCGCATTTTATGGAAAACTAAACGAATTCAAACCTTCTATTCCTTTGATCTTAGGTTATGTAGTTGTTCTTGCAATCGTATGTTCCGCAAGGATCAGAGATTCTGAATTATTCCGCTGGGCGGGTTCTTCTTCCGTAGAGATTGCAATGCTTACTCTGAATTATGTAGGGACTATCCTTGCGTACACTGCATTACCTTTGGCTTGGATCCTTCTCCGCAAAAATTCTCCTGACAGATTTTTAGGACTAAGTAGATCTCCAAAGTTCGGTGAGGTATTATTCTTATTAGGATTGATGCTTCCTGTAATTGCGATCGCATCCTTCTCCCTTTCTTTTCTTTCCGTTTATCCTAGATTTGCAGGAAGACTGTCGGACGGTTATTTGATCTATCCTCCCGCTTTATGGATCATTCTGTTCGAAATTTCTTATGCAGCAGACTTTGCGGTTTTAGAAACTTTCTTTAGAGGGTTTATGGTTTTTCCTCTGGCTTCCAGAGCAGGAAGTAAACCTGCAGTTTTGGGCATGGCATTCATGTACGGCCTTTTACATTTTACAAAACCTTCTTTCGAGGCATTGGGTTCCTTTTTCGGAGGTTTTATCTTAGGAATGATCTCTTATCGGACTAAATCAGTATATGCAGGAATTTTGATACATATAGGTGTCGCGCTGGCAATGGAACTTGCCGCTACTTTGCAGTTTTTATATTTTATGGAATGA